One part of the [Synechococcus] sp. NIES-970 genome encodes these proteins:
- a CDS encoding YGGT family protein: protein MAAELLRVSLGNFIQIYLLLLIVRILLSWFQTADWAMQVMGFLSPVTDPYLNLFRSFIPPLGGLDLSPIIAIFLLQAVGSVLGGGALF from the coding sequence ATGGCAGCCGAACTATTACGAGTCAGCCTCGGGAACTTCATCCAAATTTATCTTCTCCTCCTCATCGTCCGCATTCTTTTGAGTTGGTTTCAAACCGCTGATTGGGCAATGCAAGTGATGGGTTTTCTCAGCCCTGTTACCGACCCTTATCTCAACCTGTTCCGGTCTTTTATTCCGCCCCTGGGTGGCCTTGACTTGTCTCCTATTATTGCGATCTTTCTCCTGCAAGCCGTCGGTAGTGTACTCGGTGGTGGTGCGTTGTTTTAG
- a CDS encoding hypothetical protein (conserved hypothetical protein), with translation MSQRDGFGAGFLLGTIFGGVVGGIAGAIAVSKIKENTTSGQSQWAEEEDPLSFDTEEGMEIARRSLENKIAQLNGAIDDVRQQMTVLHPHNGKEPLNPNS, from the coding sequence ATGAGTCAACGCGATGGATTTGGAGCTGGGTTTCTACTAGGGACAATTTTCGGGGGCGTCGTCGGGGGCATTGCCGGGGCGATCGCTGTTTCGAAAATCAAAGAAAATACCACCAGTGGCCAGTCCCAGTGGGCCGAGGAAGAAGACCCCCTCAGCTTTGACACCGAAGAGGGGATGGAAATCGCTCGCCGTAGCCTCGAAAATAAAATTGCCCAACTCAATGGGGCGATCGACGATGTACGTCAGCAGATGACCGTACTTCACCCCCACAATGGCAAGGAACCCTTGAACCCAAATTCCTGA
- the upp gene encoding uracil phosphoribosyltransferase: MASQLRVFVPDHPLLKHWLAIARDLNSPTPIFKTAMKELGKWLTYEACRYWLPTLNAAVQTPLAETAATFINPQIPIIAVPILRAGLSLMEGAQEVIPNLTATYHLGYKRDEETLAVACYLNNLPSTFPPNTRLLLLDPMLATGGTIIAALAELTQRGIAPENVRIISIVAAPPALQKLSQDYPTLQIYTAMIDQDLNDQGFIVPGLGDAGDRAFGT, encoded by the coding sequence ATGGCTTCGCAACTCCGGGTTTTTGTGCCAGATCATCCCCTCCTTAAACATTGGTTGGCGATCGCCAGGGATCTGAACAGCCCAACGCCTATTTTTAAAACCGCCATGAAAGAACTAGGGAAATGGCTCACCTATGAAGCCTGCCGTTACTGGTTGCCCACCCTCAATGCAGCGGTACAGACTCCCCTCGCCGAAACTGCGGCCACCTTTATCAATCCCCAAATTCCGATCATCGCTGTGCCCATTTTACGGGCCGGTCTGAGTTTGATGGAAGGGGCCCAGGAGGTCATCCCAAATCTTACTGCGACCTATCACCTCGGTTACAAGCGTGATGAAGAAACCTTGGCGGTGGCCTGTTATCTCAATAATTTACCCAGTACCTTTCCCCCAAATACCCGTTTGCTGCTGCTGGATCCGATGCTAGCGACAGGGGGGACAATTATCGCAGCACTGGCAGAACTGACCCAGCGGGGGATCGCCCCAGAGAATGTGCGGATTATCTCGATTGTGGCCGCACCCCCAGCTTTGCAAAAATTGAGTCAAGACTATCCCACTTTGCAAATTTATACGGCGATGATTGACCAAGATCTCAACGATCAAGGGTTTATTGTGCCGGGCCTGGGGGATGCGGGCGATCGCGCCTTTGGTACCTAG
- the moaE gene encoding molybdopterin converting factor, chain 2 codes for MRVPTYSHDQFAITFAPLSFEEVYRLAEDPGSGAVVVMSGTVRNRSDGKAVHYLEYQAYEPMAIAVFQQIAHDIRQQWPDTNRVIIHHRVGKLEIGEISVLIAASCPHRAEAFAACRYGIDTIKHNAPIWKKEFFAGGTSEWVQGCRTATGC; via the coding sequence ATGCGCGTTCCTACCTATTCCCACGACCAATTTGCCATTACCTTTGCGCCCTTATCTTTTGAGGAAGTGTATCGTCTCGCTGAAGACCCTGGCAGCGGGGCAGTGGTGGTGATGAGTGGCACAGTCCGTAACCGCAGTGATGGCAAAGCGGTTCATTATCTCGAATACCAAGCTTACGAACCGATGGCGATCGCCGTTTTTCAGCAAATTGCCCATGACATCCGCCAACAGTGGCCCGACACCAACCGCGTGATCATTCACCACCGCGTCGGCAAACTGGAAATCGGTGAAATCAGTGTTCTCATTGCCGCCAGTTGTCCCCACCGGGCTGAAGCCTTTGCCGCTTGCCGCTATGGCATCGATACTATTAAGCACAATGCCCCCATCTGGAAGAAGGAATTTTTTGCCGGGGGCACCAGCGAATGGGTCCAGGGTTGCCGCACTGCTACGGGCTGTTAA